One Bemisia tabaci chromosome 4, PGI_BMITA_v3 genomic window, ctggggggggggcaggctcccctgcccccccttcctacgcctctgcccatgtggtcacccccttaatccggccctgcattcATGTAGACTACTCAAAAGAAGTAGAAAACTCCGGTAGTTCCAGAGTATTTTGGACTGAGTACAATTCGGAATCTGGACTGTAAACAATTCAGATTGAATTTTGGACTATATGTACAACTCGGAAACAGTAGACCATATCCTCCGCGATGGGCCGGGTAAGTCGAGTTTCTTCCATCCCAATTACGAGAAATTGTCAACATCGCTTGAAATTGCTGCAGCATGTTCCTGGCAATACTCGAAGTCTTCCCCCCTCATCCATCGTGGAGCGTATGTAACTTTGCCGCCAAAACATTTGAAATGGAATCATCGCTGCTGCAGCACCATCCACCCGAAACAACACAATAATGGCGATCCACGATCAGCTGACGCTGGTAACTGTGATCACTGATAACCTCGGGTCGCTTTAGAATTTAGCTTTTTAGCAGCTTTACAAGTCAATGTTTTGTGTTTTTACAATGTGCTTACTCAGCTTTTCTCGCCCTTAGTGGAATTTAAGTAATTCATAGCATATGAATTTAATGCTACCTGTATTCCGCGTACTTAAATCGTGTAAATATCCCATTGAGTACTGTGATCATTCCACCTTGTGTTTCGGACCTTATTACTCAACTATGACGGAATCCGCATTCTTTCCTGAAAGACAATCATTTATCGTGAATTAATAATTGAACAATACTTATGAATCATCGTGTTTGTCTGATTAATCTGTGAAATAACTTTGATGTTTTCTTAAGCCCTCGCCTTGAGGTCTTTTCttgcttgatgaattttttgCTGCTGTTTATGTTTTTGCTCTGACGTAAGGTAAATTCAGATCATACTGACCGTTTCCATACCTCTTTTGATCCGCTGATCTTTGAAGAGGGAGACCCCTCAATTCATAGCATCATTCTCTTTCATTCaattcatttgttttcttaATCTGAGAATTCTCCGTTGATCACCTCTCGTAACTAACTTCTCTAGAAGTTGCCTCTAACCTACCATAATCCATAATCATAAATGATTGCTCTGAATTAAACTGTCTCTCTTTTTATTGACTAAAGAACACAATCTTCATGCCCTTAGGTCAGAATTTTCATTAGACTCAATGTTCAATATTCCCTCTTCGATAAGCCAAGTTCCGTCACGAAATCAGACTTTAAGGTAGTACTTTTTTCAGGAGGTAGCTTATCTTATCAGACTTTGAATTTCATTTCATATCACTCTCATCCATGCAATTGTAAGGTCGAAATTTTGTCTGAATGTCTCATTTTTCTCACTCTCTTGAGCAGCTGTGGGAACTGCTTCCGCCGAACTAGTCTACGGAGTACGTAAGAAATCATGGAAGTTCAAGGTTAAAACCATGTTTCTAGCCAACTATGCCCCCATAGGAGTGTACATGATCGCGTTACTACAGTATACGCGTATAATATAGCTACCATCATGCATCGTATTCGTTGCCGAAAGGCAGGCATTgaagtggatcgcatttagcaaaaaggaaccagcgcaattacagtgttttcaaaattgtgcaacttcttcttctCTATTGAAAATATACCGAGCATATGTTTAGAATTAACATTTACAaacttattttcctttaaaattaagaattatTCGGTAGGAAGCAGAAACTTTTTGCTGTTCTTGAagaatttttacaacactgtaatcgcgctggttcttttttgctagaTGCGATCCAAGTGATAGCAACCTACGGATACTTGATAATGACTTGACAAGTGATGTTGAATATCCGTCACCATTGAGGAATACGCCAGGCACTGAAGCTCTGGGGTAAACTGCCCCAATATTAACAGGTCTGAAGATCGCATTTGTTCATTTCTACTGCACCATTTTAAGATTGTGCAGATTGTTACCCCTCGAATAAAATTTGTAACTTATTGGTCTATTATTTTTGTTATACAGGTGTCATACGTGGCATGTCAGTAGCAGATGGAGTGCTAATAAGTCCAGCCTCTGACTGTAATTCCAACAATCTGAATGAAACAAGCTGTGTTAGCAATGCATCTTCACAAGACTTTGTGCAAGATAATTCTGACTATCAGTGGATTTTAGATTTTGGGTAAGTATCAAAAACAAGATCTTGTTTTATCTGCCTTGTCACTTACTCTACATACATAGGAAATACAGAACCCTCTAAGAGGAACATGCATATAAAAACATTAAGGGAGCAACTGTACACTATCCTGAGCCCTTTCACAGTTGATGTATTCACATACAGACCAAAGCATTGCCACAGTCATTTCTAATATCGACTGTGAAACTATAAGACCTTATATCTCGTTAGCAGTGttcaaaaatctccactcccattttattaTTATGAAGGAGGATAAACCTATATCATTCCTTTTTCACAGATTCATCTTCACAAATACTTGGTGAAAAATCTCGAAAGGTTTTAAGAATTAatattaagtagtttttcatctaagaaataaagtatgacaggaattctaCGTCGCACAAACTAAGATCCATGGTCTGGTAATTTCAACGGCAATATGTAATGAAGCCTAACCAACGAGATATGAGTTAGCAATTGTaaccttgcaatttttttgcatcataGGTATGTTACAAGAAAGGGGATAGAAGCATTTTAAAGGGAACTTCAGTTTGACGATAAGTTTTCTCATTCACAATCGATACGAAGAAAGAAAACTTGAAGTAGCACTTGTGGAGAGGAAAAATgagaatcccccccccccaaaaaaaaaaaaaatctagtaaaatttatttttgataatcAATGTGgtctaaaaattttcttttgccaTATAATCCGCCTAATTCAgcgaaatttgttttttttcaacagagacAGAGAGGGAAGTGTACATCATCATGCTAGTATTTTGTCGTCATCTTACTACACCGATGATGTTGCACTGGACTTTGATGCAAACCTTGCCGAAGTTGACATGGAGAACTTCCGCAGGGAGGACATTAATGATTTCCTCCATAGCCTTCCATCCATTTGTTGTCCGGCCGAAATGCAGGTAAAGTGgcagatttttttcctctcaatcaTCTCTTTACTCAGCAGTCCAGTAGTAAAATTTAAGTCATTTACATTTgtatcattttgtttttaattcagTTTAATCAGGAGGAGCATTCATCAGGGCTAAATTTTCTAGCAACCGAATCCCATTATTTCGTGCAAGTGAGGAACTGGCcaatgttttctttcttttttcaaaaatttttttttaaaggaaatttttaaagaaagtttacCAGTACCACCAACACCAGTAGATAGCATAAAACGTTAGCATAAAACGTTAAAAGTGAGtattaaaaaaggaaataaataaaatgaaatcatGGGAAAAGAGGGGCTTTCATTATTCCATTGTCCGAACTTGGTAATTAAAAGAAAGATCCTATTGAATTTTTCCATAGATTCTCAGGTGATTTGATCACACTGCTTGAGAGGAAATATTTTAACTGACACTAATACTGTGATAATGTTCTGTTACAGATGGAAAGACAGGGAGAAATGTTCGCAAGTGTTTCGGGATCAATGATGGTCCGGTTTGACCTTGATTCTTCCATGAGCCCTCACAGTAGTTCTCAGGTGAGACTTCTAATACAGTAAGATTATATTTAAATGCAAAAATCTTTTTGCCGtttttgtattttcctttaGTTTAATATATTATAAGTAAATACAACCCTCTACCAATAAAATTTCTCCCTTGCGCAATTATTGCCTACCAATTGGTTTGTCAGGACATCtctaaactttttaaaaagtacATGTAATATTATTTTACTGTAAATGTATGCGCAAGCAGCTCAGAAACCAGTAGAATCCCGTTTATCACATGATTTTAgttaaagggggaaaataaccatatttctttttctatcCATCCAAGATTGCATAGTGGTTAGGTGTTGTTTATTTAAAATGCATTCTTGTAAACTGTGTGTAATGATTGCAATGCACCACGGCAGTAAAAACTCGTGCTGTTTCTCTCAGTTCACTAGTTCCAAGATCCTTGAATGTAGAGTCTTAGGGTCGTCCTCATAGTTTTATCCTAAACAGCAAGGCCTCTGTAAGCTATGAGAATTGCATTAGTTAAGGAAGCCTTAACTTTGAAAGAACGACTTTAGATACAGTAATCCTCCCCCCGCCCCTCAGCAAACGCGGCAGGGGTGATAGTTAACGCCATTGGTTGAtgccttttaaaaattaaatttatcagctccaaaaatttaatgtagAACACTTTAAAACAGGTGCGGAAATTTTGttatcttaaaattattttaaaaattaatttaatgtcTCATTTAATGTTTTTCAGGAGGAATCAAATGAATCTTCAATATGTAAATCTGAGCTGCTTTTTTCACCGGTGAAAGATACACTTTTACCAGTTGATGCCAACTACAGTGTTGACTCCTTAGACTGCGGTGAACAGGATATGATGCTTACATGTTTagcaaataaagaaaactacACAATTGCATTTGAAGGATCCACTTTGATGCATGGGTCAGACGACTACCAAGGCACAGGTACTAAATTGAAGAACTCAAAAATAGCTTTGTACACATTCTACCATAGAAACATAGCAGTTCTGTGAGGTATTGGTCATTTTGGGTGAATTTGCTGAAAGCTTACTCAAAAACTTAAAGTAAGCCTTGATTAGAGGCCGGCAGCTTAAAAAGCCGAGATTCCATTCTCGAACTGATTACTGTTGCTCCTCAATTATTCAAAAACCTCTTAAATTCGAAGCAAAGGCTTCTTCCCTTAAAAATCTTTAGATAATTTGAACAATTCCAACAAATTTATATAGACTTCTGACCTGAGAGCTATTAACAGGCCCATTCTGAGCGCCAATACCCTGAATTTATTCACTGTCAACCCTTCTCTTATATAACGGCTGAGCTAATGTCCACATTTATTCTTATCTTTGTTTATTTCTTCCACAGAGGAAAGTGAAGAGGGAACTGCAACGACAACTAGTGATTATTCATCAACTCCTGATAACAACTCAGTTGTGAGTCACAACAACGTTTCACTGTCTAATGCCCaccaaaaattgacaaagaagCAGCAGATTGCAATGACGAGTTCGGAGGCGCTTTACACCACATGGAGCAAACTCAAGGACAAGCACTCAGCAACCACAGAGACTCTACGACGCCACCCCTCCGGAAATAATAACATCACACAAATTTCTAACTACTCTCCTCTTGCTAAGGTTAGTGGTCTATATGTGAGAGAATTATCTTGGCTGGTTAATAATAATTAACTGCCCTTGTTTTGCCATCTTTTGTCTTTTGAAAATGGGACCTCAAAAGCAATGGACCTTAAAGGTCTGTAAGTCAAACTTCCTAAGCACACCATATTctgttgctcctctgacgtaagagtgTAACTCTTTTTTGAATAAGCCCAATCATCCTTACAACTCCCTGTTTTCCAGGGCTCTCATGAAAATTGAGAttcgctcttacgtcagaggagcgacgatttgtgatGTTGCGCTAGATTGCAATTGTGGAACATCTCTACTCATCAGAAAGTCAATCAATGGAATAAATTACCTCGGATTCGAAAAATGGAGCTTGCTAGTAAAGATTGCCTCTACAATTTTAGGCTTCAAGTATTAATTCGAGGTTGCTTTTCTTAGCCTCTGTTTTCAGGGATACATTATGGGAgtttatgtgaaaaaataaaatgatcaaTCATCTCAGTCATCCAGATTTTAGATCTAAGGTAAAATCTCACCATAACAGCTTTCAGTCGAGTGGCAAAAATGGTTGCTAAATATGATGTTGTTCCGATACCAATGTCATCAATTTGATCAAAGTTAATCGGAAAGCTTAATATCATCTTAATTGAAGTACCAAATTAGCAAACTGCGCAAGCTGCATTTATGACCAAATTAATCGAatcattgaaaatgaaaaccaTCTCTTTTCgggaggggaaaaaacacaaaaaaaacagTACAGGTCTAAGAACCTTTTTCAAGGTTTGCATTGTGTTCGGTTTGGATCCAAAATTTAAGGTTTGCACTGCCCCTGAGACCATCTTGATTCCTTTTAATGGTTACCAGAAAACATAGGGGTTATGTAATGGTAATGCCCTCTTTTTCAGTTCCTCTATTATTACTTTATCTTCTATCTtcgtgttgttttttttttcagtctctcTACAGAAATATAAGCCGCTCCTCGTTCCTGAAAAGTTTAAGCCTCTCAGAATTAGATTCTTATCATCAAATGCGATTGCGGAGAAATAAGCCGTATGCATTCAACAGCTCCTTGTTAGCATCATTtgaaaatgaggcaaaactttTTGGTATGTCACTCAATGCATTACATCACTCATGTTTGATCTAACGTAATATTCAAATCTAGCCTCTTTAAGTCTTAAGTGACCTGGAAACAAATCAGAGCACATTCTTTATCGACACGGTCTGTTGAATGGGCCAGAAAACTACGTGTGGTATGCACAAAAACATGGAATTTGAAAggctttttaatttgaaaattagatTACTTTATTTTTGGAGTCAATATCATTTTTACTTGGGCATAAGTAAAGCAGCAGAGTGGAATTTACATTTAGTATTGGTAAGAAGATATTGAAGTTTCAGTTTCCTCTCGAGTATCATTTAGAGAGTTTATGTGAGTTGTCTTTTAAACAACAAATGgaaaatttacttatttatgcTTAAAAGTTGTCAATCAGTTTGTGTCAATTGTTGATTAATGGTACACTCATGACACTTAAGAAAGAATCATTTATGTTATTTCTTTGATTTAGTTTTTGACTCTCTAGCTACTGGCCCGTTTTAAGAAAATCTTCTGACCGTATTCCAATTTGCAGCGTTTTGAGTGAAAATAGCTGATGTCTAAAATGCCTAGAACGACAGTAATCATTGTTTGAATAGGCTTTCAATGCTCATGAATTTTTGGACTTCTTCTCTATTTGCCATCACTCTTTCTTTTGGGAACATGTTGTCAGGACTTTGACAGCTTCAGAATATTCCTGGCATAAAAGTCAGCAAATCAGAGAGGTTATCAGTGActtcttaaaagaaaattactcGAAGGCAAATTATTAACTCTGTAGCATGCAGGCAAGGCACTAGAGGCAACTAATGTTCTTCTTGGTAGTAAATATGTGAACATCAAGGCATATGTTAAGTTTAATTAATGTGATCTTACTCAGTTTTCATTTTGTGTGTGCGTGTGTTCTTTTATTGCAGGAAATGTGAAAATCTTTAATATCCAAAATAGATCCAGCTCCGAATCCTCTACTAGTCTAAGCACAAAAGCAAGCACAATTCACTATACAACACCCCAGCATAAAGCCAACTTCAGTCTAGTCAAACTTTTTATCGAACAGAAGTCAGCAAGCAATTATGCGATAGATCAGTCAGTGTCCAGCGAGCGTGGATATTGGACCTCAAGCAACACAAACAAAAATGACAGCAAAATAGTCAACAAGCAATACAAGATCAGCAAGTCACTCAGTGATAACTTAAATAATAAGTCTCTGAACaagatgaataaaataaatgagaatGACTCAGTAACAACTTTTGAAGATAGTTTAATGAGTCAGAACAAAGATAAGACTAAGTCCCAGCCTGCTGAGTCGATAGCTCTGCTGTGTAGTTGTAACGAAGAAAATGATGTAGATTTAGATGATGTTTTAATGAATAGTTTTTCACTCCAAGATGAGTGTGATCCAAATGCCAAGTCATGTCAGAATATAAATTACAAGCTACAAAAAATGTACTATGAAAATAATAAACTCTTGTCTGAAGCCAGCAAGAGGTTATCATCAAGATGTCCTGTCCACACAGTAGATAGGAGTATGCAAACATCACTTTTGAAGTCCACGTCGCCTACTAGCCTTAAAGTCAATACACAAAAAGAAGCGCCTCTgtccaaaaataataatgcgAGTACAAGTTCCAGTGCTGAAGGACAGGTATGTTTTAGTTTTTTACCCAAATTGTAAGAAGTAAGCTACCATGCAAAGTCCTGCAGAATAAAGAGCCAACCATTAGCataattaacaagaaaaaatatgtaaattaaCAACCTTCTAGTTCATTCTTTTTAAACAATATACAAGATTGTCATCAACAATAATGCAGTTGCAGTTATTGCTGAAGATGAATTACTTATCCGAAATTGGTCcagaaaaattgttttgaaaaaatgtgcaaGTGAGTCGTTagtatatacatatatatttttcctagaaCTATCCTATGCTATCTATCATCTAAGGTTTTACACTAGCAAAATTATTATATTTGAGAGCATTCTCATGCCATTAAAAAGCTGTATAAAATGTGCTCTCAGAATTTATTGCCTCTGACATTGtcagttatttttttacagtgttgacCAACGAATTATCCTGTTACTCACTCGCAATTCAACAGCTCTTTGAGTATCCATTTTTTCTGTAATATTGTTAAAACAACATGTGAATTTTATCACTTGTAATGAGACATCATGAAAACAGATGAAACATCAGAAGTAtgtttcttcagttttttacgagtgatcaaatttttgttttcagaatTCCTATAAATTATTAGTAataaaaatttttaataattaattttttgtggaACTTCAGCtaccaccaattttaaaaaagttttctctACTCTCCTACCTATTCTAACTTTTTGTATCATATTGAGATTATATGATTGTACGTCAATTGTATTTGGTATTTTTCATCTATGTTTAATACTGTTTTAAAAATCTTGCAGGACCCTATCAAAAAGCCTGTGTACATCATGTATCCAAACTACACTTTAcctgacttaaaatttttgaagaaccCAGGAACAGAGCTTGACTTGAACAATGTCTTtttgatgcctcaaaaattcGTAACCTCTCCCACATCCGAAAGTGCTCCGCAAATGCCGCAAGTCCCAGATGTACAACCCAAGCCCAGACCATTTTCTTGTGGTGACCTGGAggctttaaagaaaaaaggtaACAAATTAATTTTGTTGTTGAATGGTTGTCAAGTATGCTAAatatatattttgtaaaaaccAATCCATTTCAAAAGTGTTTGAGTTGTGGAGTGTCATTGCAGTATTACTGTACAAATATTAtacaagaaaaattttaccaattCGATAAtagtgaaaaaatgcaattcATAACAATCATCTTAAACAGTTTGACAGTCaaattgattgattttaaaCAAGCAAAACTCCTTATACACAAATGTTTCAGGAagcaattatgaaaaaaaagttaataaagTATGTTTCGTGGATAGGGATGGAGAACATTAAGTTTTGGTGTGACAAGTTGAATGAACAAAATACAGGTAGAAAATAATCATATGAACTAATGAGATTTCAAGAACAAAATTCGAAGGACcagaatttacattttttgcgtaaCAGTCAAAGAAAGTTTAGATaataattttgcaattgaaaatattgaatgtcATAAATAAAGTGAATGGTAACTGTCGAGTGAAGCAGCAAAAATCTttcaaaggaataaaaaaaattaaacacagaGTTTAAGTGCCTGAATTTGATAATAAACTCCAAAGTTTAATATTCAACTTAAAATACTTTCATGTTTTCTGAAGTTATGgaaaatcttttttcttttgttacaGGGTTCAGTCATATTCGCGAGTGGGATTCACTGGCAATGTTACTTCCTCGTGATTATCGCCGAGTTCTTTCTGAGGTCCCGGAGCTCCACGAACATTTTAAAGACAAACTAGATGAAGTTCCTAAACCTTTGTTCTGCTTATCGCCTCCTCCTTATCCAACTAATCCTAAACGAACCACTagtcaagattttgaaaagCCCAAGCGGCAAAGTAGTTTTAGCTCAGACGGATACTCAGATTGTGAGAATCGAGGAAAGAACGGGTCATTCTCCAGCACAGCCACTCACCAAGGCTCGTCTGGTTATAGAGGATCTTCCACTATTCTCTCCGATTCGGGTTCGAATCAGTCTCACCTTCCTGGCTCGAACCCTATGTTTGTGTACAAGTACGACAGTGCAGCCTCGTCTGAAACAAGCTTGAAGACGCAGAAAGAAATGCGCACAATGGAAAATGAAAGGAAAGCTAGTGACTTCAAGCTAAAAAGTATCCTAAGAAATGCCTCGTTGGAGAATTTAAAGTCTAGAAAAAATACCCTCAACACCAAGAGGTAGGTTCTGCTGTCTTCGTTTTTAACCTTGGCATTCTCTCTCTGTTTTGTGAAGAATGTCCCTATCAATCAAGTACCTTCAGTCCACAAGTTTCTTTAATAtcctgcatttttcttttttcaaattgttagATATAAGttgataaaaactgaaaaaaaaattgcaaaaattaaaggAGGAAGAATATGCCTAGCTTAGAGCATAGTAGATGTTAGAGTTTAGCATTCACTCTATATAGATTTTTGGCACTGTAAGCTTTAATGCTAATTCGCACTGAGTTGCAAGAAAAACAAAGTTCAAAGTAATATCCATTTCGACACCAGCTGGTTTTTATTAACGTAGAACCAACGAAGTACAAATGACAAGATGAAAATGAAAGGAGCTAAGAAACGGAAAAATAGActttatgaaatgaaaatgaatattagggaaaaaattaaaaagtgttGACAGTAAAATAGTCATTTAGAGAAGTAGTAAGTGAAAGAATAGTATTcctaattttgttaaaaaaaagaaaaaaaaaaaaaaaaaaaaaaaaaaaaaaaaaaaaaaacaagttaacagtatgaaattttaatgtCTTGTTTTGTATGATAACGTTTTCAGGTACAGCATGTTTGAGTTTGGGGATGCAGAAACAAATACTGTTTCAGAAAATAActccaataaaattaaaagacgATCGTTACCTGAGCACCTTCAACCAAACAAAGTAAGTTCTCCTTGACTTCCTTTACGTGCCTCTTCATTGTGGTGAGCTTCTCTGGTCTACATTTATGtccatatcaacggtgaaactaccaaaccacgtatctcggtttgcgacgtcgcagacttcctgccatactttattatttaaatagaaaactactcaacgtcaattcgtgaaaacttccgtgatttttcctctttgtgcggagaaaaatctgtgaaaattgtaagaaatgacattgatttgatctccttcaaaaaaataaagtgtgagtggagatttttaaacaccgcaaacgagatacgtggtctggtagtttcaccgtcgatatatgaaGTCTTTCAAGGAAAGAGAATATTACGAAAatcattctttaaaatttatttttgatcagtgaCGGTTAAATACAGCTTTCTCACATATATAAGGTGGTTACAATTGTCATTGCTTGATGTGTTGGCGCATAGATTTCCAATTCAATCATACTTAATCTAAAATCTTCCataagaaaaaaagtgaagaaaagtCTACAGCTGAAGAATGACCATGAGCTCATGCTATTTTTCACCTCTAACATCGACAGAGAACCCGTGGAATTCGGTGTAAAAGTTCAGCAGTAATCGCAAACTGGGTATGCtgctaaaaaattaattttatgttgCTACATAATTTTTTGGGCTTTGTGTATTTCTCTTATGGACATCAAAATTAGGGGGAAATATATACATTCTAAGGTTGTGCCAATGTGGCGCAATGGCAAAAGACTATTTGCACCTCattcatttgtttttaattcCATAGGAACATGTACCTGAAGATGAAGGCATTATGTGTTACCAGGATGATGTCGAGGCGAGGAGACTAGAGGACCTTTTAGAAATTAGTGGCGGTTTTGAACAGTGGCAGGAAGTTGATATGGCCAAACTTAGAGCTCAGGTAATACTTAATTTCACCAACCATTTTAAATTAAAGCCCAATTGaatgtaaaataattaattatgcGATCACCACTCAATATGGAAAACTGGCAACTTATTGAAGATAATCGTAGAtactaacatttttttaaatttctgcagTAAAACCGTGATTCATTGGATTTCAGGAGACAGAAGAGATCGTCTGTTAAATTGCGGAATCCGTCAATTCGAACTGGCTAGAAGCTCTTGAAGGGACCGGAGTATTAATCCGCTAAATTgctatccgaaaaattgaggtcttactgtattttcaaaaaatcttttAGTACATTTTTTCTACTCCTGGAATGGGAAGTCCTTACTGCTTTCATCCAAAGATTTGAGTTAGAAACTTCGGTAACGTTGCATGATGTcaacaaacccaaaatctgatcatggagtcaacaaTTGTTGACGTCGTCCTCAGGCAGTGAAATGccaaaatgggccctgagcatggtgtcaacgatcacggtatcaacaaacagaaaaacatCTTCCttataagtaaaattaaaaaattaagtctaCAGGAGAGATTTGGGTCACATATGGTTAGATTAGGTCAATTTAGGTCAGGACTTGTATGATTAGATTAGGTAGGTAAGGTTAAAGTTAGGTAGGGTAAGGTCAgggaaagttaagttctgtgaAAGTGGGTCTAGGTCTTCTAAAATAaagttgggtaaggttaggttaggttaggttaggttagagtaaataacacaagaaaaaagacttgaaatttgaaagatgttaTAGAGGAAAGTTTTAAGCTTTGTTGACGCCGTGATCATCTATCTTAGGAgtcagaa contains:
- the LOC109042593 gene encoding uncharacterized protein isoform X3 is translated as MLIHSILCMKQYSPREGCPGVIRGMSVADGVLISPASDCNSNNLNETSCVSNASSQDFVQDNSDYQWILDFGDREGSVHHHASILSSSYYTDDVALDFDANLAEVDMENFRREDINDFLHSLPSICCPAEMQMERQGEMFASVSGSMMVRFDLDSSMSPHSSSQEESNESSICKSELLFSPVKDTLLPVDANYSVDSLDCGEQDMMLTCLANKENYTIAFEGSTLMHGSDDYQGTEESEEGTATTTSDYSSTPDNNSVVSHNNVSLSNAHQKLTKKQQIAMTSSEALYTTWSKLKDKHSATTETLRRHPSGNNNITQISNYSPLAKSLYRNISRSSFLKSLSLSELDSYHQMRLRRNKPYAFNSSLLASFENEAKLFGNVKIFNIQNRSSSESSTSLSTKASTIHYTTPQHKANFSLVKLFIEQKSASNYAIDQSVSSERGYWTSSNTNKNDSKIVNKQYKISKSLSDNLNNKSLNKMNKINENDSVTTFEDSLMSQNKDKTKSQPAESIALLCSCNEENDVDLDDVLMNSFSLQDECDPNAKSCQNINYKLQKMYYENNKLLSEASKRLSSRCPVHTVDRSMQTSLLKSTSPTSLKVNTQKEAPLSKNNNASTSSSAEGQDPIKKPVYIMYPNYTLPDLKFLKNPGTELDLNNVFLMPQKFVTSPTSESAPQMPQVPDVQPKPRPFSCGDLEALKKKGFSHIREWDSLAMLLPRDYRRVLSEVPELHEHFKDKLDEVPKPLFCLSPPPYPTNPKRTTSQDFEKPKRQSSFSSDGYSDCENRGKNGSFSSTATHQGSSGYRGSSTILSDSGSNQSHLPGSNPMFVYKYDSAASSETSLKTQKEMRTMENERKASDFKLKSILRNASLENLKSRKNTLNTKRYSMFEFGDAETNTVSENNSNKIKRRSLPEHLQPNKEHVPEDEGIMCYQDDVEARRLEDLLEISGGFEQWQEVDMAKLRAQVSHFLSQANRKSVSFNQTTTPLNSPNISSAPPYRLYQGKSGALSETPIKEEGESPESLTEQLRLQWITSVSHKKGLIETVKESSEYVIASFQADEPDCVAQLVLNNLCPALYAVLSDGLKPTIQTAFGDIHNSVWHVVETSAQQGPITKGLNELVLKLNSEDVLTEGLIKFNAFIFGLLNVHGLDAWFGYLRTRESLLSKHYSDEGLLLSACRSGSTVRGLVDLLITCIRPLAELPFKLDLLYECKQLHQSLLQISRHPLSPVQSSIGSNNRTSWTLRKLMRSLQSLAAQSTSEHEDAKQTISDPVKARPRSCVDSADPSDVASTAQKRWSGVLPGSKLVTAFQRLGCDEDEYTEDSLEPNINNFASNNNHNSSEDDTSANTAELESETLMQEAENLMKNATKDGKFKRLQLKWEMLSSKDTRTPTNGRLSTPSSPAKSCGSSASGASYPRSRIPRPVSSPTRSSAPMPPVKKVLSPSTQQSSTLRKPLSTPNIKKQLSAEVNATKPPAPSRISRADLGAVPKPGAVKAVRPSSLPYRNAFLVRPSKASESSKKIPQSSVRNRSLEPHKYVQTLLHRLPSDSGHLSFNEGEKLRLVLEVDEKWLLCCRGDQKGLVPRSAVIACSRY
- the LOC109042593 gene encoding uncharacterized protein isoform X7: MSVADGVLISPASDCNSNNLNETSCVSNASSQDFVQDNSDYQWILDFGDREGSVHHHASILSSSYYTDDVALDFDANLAEVDMENFRREDINDFLHSLPSICCPAEMQMERQGEMFASVSGSMMVRFDLDSSMSPHSSSQEESNESSICKSELLFSPVKDTLLPVDANYSVDSLDCGEQDMMLTCLANKENYTIAFEGSTLMHGSDDYQGTEESEEGTATTTSDYSSTPDNNSVVSHNNVSLSNAHQKLTKKQQIAMTSSEALYTTWSKLKDKHSATTETLRRHPSGNNNITQISNYSPLAKSLYRNISRSSFLKSLSLSELDSYHQMRLRRNKPYAFNSSLLASFENEAKLFGNVKIFNIQNRSSSESSTSLSTKASTIHYTTPQHKANFSLVKLFIEQKSASNYAIDQSVSSERGYWTSSNTNKNDSKIVNKQYKISKSLSDNLNNKSLNKMNKINENDSVTTFEDSLMSQNKDKTKSQPAESIALLCSCNEENDVDLDDVLMNSFSLQDECDPNAKSCQNINYKLQKMYYENNKLLSEASKRLSSRCPVHTVDRSMQTSLLKSTSPTSLKVNTQKEAPLSKNNNASTSSSAEGQDPIKKPVYIMYPNYTLPDLKFLKNPGTELDLNNVFLMPQKFVTSPTSESAPQMPQVPDVQPKPRPFSCGDLEALKKKGFSHIREWDSLAMLLPRDYRRVLSEVPELHEHFKDKLDEVPKPLFCLSPPPYPTNPKRTTSQDFEKPKRQSSFSSDGYSDCENRGKNGSFSSTATHQGSSGYRGSSTILSDSGSNQSHLPGSNPMFVYKYDSAASSETSLKTQKEMRTMENERKASDFKLKSILRNASLENLKSRKNTLNTKRYSMFEFGDAETNTVSENNSNKIKRRSLPEHLQPNKEHVPEDEGIMCYQDDVEARRLEDLLEISGGFEQWQEVDMAKLRAQVSHFLSQANRKSVSFNQTTTPLNSPNISSAPPYRLYQGKSGALSETPIKEEGESPESLTEQLRLQWITSVSHKKGLIETVKESSEYVIASFQADEPDCVAQLVLNNLCPALYAVLSDGLKPTIQTAFGDIHNSVWHVVETSAQQGPITKGLNELVLKLNSEDVLTEGLIKFNAFIFGLLNVHGLDAWFGYLRTRESLLSKHYSDEGLLLSACRSGSTVRGLVDLLITCIRPLAELPFKLDLLYECKQLHQSLLQISRHPLSPVQSSIGSNNRTSWTLRKLMRSLQSLAAQSTSEHEDAKQTISDPVKARPRSCVDSADPSDVASTAQKRWSGVLPGSKLVTAFQRLGCDEDEYTEDSLEPNINNFASNNNHNSSEDDTSANTAELESETLMQEAENLMKNATKDGKFKRLQLKWEMLSSKDTRTPTNGRLSTPSSPAKSCGSSASGASYPRSRIPRPVSSPTRSSAPMPPVKKVLSPSTQQSSTLRKPLSTPNIKKQLSAEVNATKPPAPSRISRADLGAVPKPGAVKAVRPSSLPYRNAFLVRPSKASESSKKIPQSSVRNRSLEPHKYVQTLLHRLPSDSGHLSFNEGEKLRLVLEVDEKWLLCCRGDQKGLVPRSAVIACSRY